The genome window TCATCCGCCCGAGCACGCACTGGAATCACGCGGCGGGCGCAGAGACCACCCGTCAGCTGATCGCGGAGGACGTCCCCTTCGACGCGATCTTCGCCCTCAACGACACGATGGGGCTCGGCGCCCTCCGCGCGCTCGGCGAAGCCGGCCTGCGCGCGCCGGAGGACGTGGGCGTCATCGGCTTCGACAACACCGACGAAGCCCACTTCTCGGTCCCGTCGCTGTCGAGCGTCGACGTGGGACGCGAGCAGATCGCTGCGGCAGCCGTCGATCTTCTCATCGAGCGCATCGAGGAGAAGGGCGAGCGGCGGCCACCGCGAACGATCACGCCCGACTTCCGCATCGTCCGACGCGAGTCCACGGGTTTCCCCGGTCCGCTGACCTGATCAGTCGGTGCGCGGCACTTCCCCGCGCGCGGAGGCCACGGCTTCGTCGATCCTCGCCTGCATCCTCGATTCCGACCGGGCGCGCGCTCGACGGACACCGAGGAACAGCAGCACAGCGGCGGCGATGAGTGCGAGCTGCGCCCAGGGGATCGTCCACACGGTGAAGGACGCGGATGCCGCGTCGAGGGATCCTTCGATCTCGTCGTCGCCTACGACGGAGGGCTGCACTCTCGTGGTGCCCTCGAGGAGGAGCAGGGGCCACGCCGGCACCTCGAACTCCGCGACCGCCGACTGACCGGGAAGGATCTCGCGCCGTGCGTCGGTCGCGAGATCGACGCCGAGCAGCCCGAAGGGACCGGCGACGTGGACCTTCGAGTCTGCTCCCACGCGCACGTTGCCCGCATTCGTGATGTCGTACGTGAGGGTGAGGGTTCCGGGCGCGAAGGGATTCCACGACGGCTCGTAGCTCGCCCGCACGGCTTCGGGGCGCGCGGCGGCGACGACGTCGCCCGAGACGCGGAGATGCACGCGCACGCCCACCCGCGAGGCGATCTGCACCTCGGTCGCCGCATCGGGCAGCAGCTCCGCCACGATGCCGGCGGGGTGGTCTCCCGGAGAGGCGTCCGATGGCACGTCGACACCCACCGGAATGGCGACGGATGCGCCGGCGTCGAGCGTCACCGCGAATCCGCCGTCATCACGAGGAGTGGCGCCGGCGACGGCGCCGAGAGACACCCAGGCGCCGCCGCCCGTCGATTCCTCCACCGACGGGATCAGGTCGAAGCTGCCGTCTCCGGTGACCGTTCCGTCGCTGGCGTAGACGGCGAATGCCTCCGGCTGAGCACTGAAGTTCGTGAGCACGATGCTCTCGTCGATGCGCTGCCCCGGGTCCACTCGGTGGCGCAACGAGACGCGGCCGTCGGGCAGACCGCCTGTCGCCGGCTGCAGCGACCAGGTCACACCGGCGGTCGGAGCCGGGTCGGTATCGGCGGGCAGCGTCGATGACTGCGCGAGCGCGGGTGGCGAGATACGGCTCTGCGGCTCCGGCTGCGCGGCCCCGCCGGCCGACTGCGCGAACAGGGCGGTGGCGGCCACCACGAGGACACCCACGGCGGTGATGTGACGGTAGGACATGTGACTCCTCATCGGGGTGCGGCCGGTCGGATGCCCGACCGGCCGCACTGTTCGAGACTCTCGGTCAGTCGACCGGGAACAGGGAGATGGACAGGACGCTGGAGTACGACCCCGGCTGCGTGTCCACCGGCACCTCGAGACGAAGACCCGCGCTGAGCGTCGCCGAGCCGAAGCGGCCTTCCGAGTCGGCACTGGCCAGCTCTCCGGATGTCGCCAGACCCAGACCGCCGTCGATGGCCGTCTCCAGCGGATCACCGGCCTCCAGGCCCGCCCGCGGCGTCAGCACCTTCGGCACCCAGCCGAGGTGATCGGCCTCGATCGTCTTTCCGGCCGACACGAACGGCTGCGCCTGAGCCGCGACGGACCATCCGCCCAGGCCCGCCTGCTGCGCGGTGCGCGAATCGGTGACCGAGATCTCGGGCAGCTCACCCGTGAAGCGCAGGCGATCACCCACGTTCTGCGGAGCCGACAGCTGGACTCCCTCGCCGAAGTCGGCGACCGTCATCGCCAGCGCACCGTTCTCGCCCTCGGCGATCGCCGCATGAATCGGCACACCCGACGCGGTCTCGGCGACGAACAGCTTCGGCAGGAAGTCGATCAGCGCCTTCTGCCACACGTCCCAGCTGTGCGGGCCGGGGATCGGCGGGTGGAAGTCGTGGGTGATCCCCCGACTCTCCAACGCGCTGATCAGCGACATCGTGTTCTGGTAGGTGAAGTCCTGGATGTCACCCGTGTAGATCGACAGGAGCTTGGTGCCCGCGTTGATGGCCTCGACGTCGGCGTTCGCCGGTGGCGTGGTGAAGGCGGAGAACGCGCCGATGTAGGCGAACTCGCCGGGGTAGGCATAGAGCGTGCTCAGCGCGTGCCCCGATCCCATCGAGAGTCCTGCGAGCGCTCGCTGCGACGGGTCGGAGCTGACGTTGTACGCCGCCTCCGTCGTCGGGATGAGCTTCTGCGTGATCTCCTTGGGGTAGTCGACGCCGTTGCCGTTCGCCATGACGACCACCATCGGCCGGATCGTGCCGTTCGCATAGTGGTTGTCGAGGATCTGCGCGGCGCGTCCGACCTTGATCCAGTCGCTCCATGTCTGTCCGCCACCGTGCTGGAGGAAGAAGACCGGGTAGGGCTCCTCCCGCTCGGGGTCGTACCCGGGGGGCGTCCACACATAGGCGGAGCGGTCGGCTCCGCCGGCCAGGCTCGAGTACGACATCGTCTGCACCGCTCCACGCTGCTCCGGTGCGACATCACCCGTGAACGCGCCCCGGATGCCGTCGCCGGCCACGAAGAACGTGCTCCAGTTGGGCTCGGATTCGACGTTCGTGGGGTTGCCCGCGTCCTTGCGGTCCACTCGGTCCACCACGAACTTGTAGTAGTACGAGCCGCCCTCGATCGGTCCGAGGGTGAGCCTCCACCGGTCGCCGGCCTTCTCCATGGGAATGCGCAGCCAGTTGCCGCCCGGAGCCCAGTTGGCCCAGATCGTGACGTTCTTGGCCGAACTGAACTCGGTGCCCGTCTCGAAGGTGACGACGCCGTGCTCGTCGACCCATGGTGTCGGCGTGGTGCCGGGAGCGGGCAGCGAGTGCGTGCCCTCGAGGGCACGGTGCCCCTCGCTCATGCCGTGGTCGTCGACGTCATGGAAGAGTCGGGAGCTGAAGTCGCGCAGTGACTCCTGCCAGGTCTCCCAGATGTCGCCGTATGCCGGGTTCACGCCGTCGAACTCGTACTCCACTCCTGCGGCATCCAGCTTCGCGGCCAGATCGACGTTCTGGTTGTAGGAGCGGTCCGTCGTGTTCCCGATGTAGAGGCGCACCAGGTCGGTGCCCGCATTGATCTGCGTCGCCTTGGCCGAGCTGATGCTGCTCACGAGGCTGCCCGAGAACGAGCCGACCTTCGAGAACTCGCCGGGATCTGTGACCATCAGCGTCAGCGCCTGGGAGGCGCCGCGCCCGATGCCGGCGATGGCACGGTCAGCCGCATCGTCGGAGACATGGAACTCCTCACCGACCGCGGGCAGCAGGTCGTCGAGGATCTCGGTGCGCAGGTCGTTCGTGTTGCCGTCGGCCATGACGACGACCATCGGCTCGATCTGCCCCTCGACCGCGAGATTGTCGAGGATCTGCGCGGCGCGTCCGAGTTCGGTCCACTCGGTGTGCGCCTGCCCTGTGTCCTGCAGCAGGTAGAGCACCGGGTATTCGTCGGCGCGGTTCGCGTCGTAGCTCGGCGGGGTCCATACCTGCGCCGATCGCTCGGCGCCGGCAGCCGTGCTCTGGTAGGTCAGCGACTGCAGCTGTCCACCGGCAGGCACATCGGCCTGCCATGCCGCCGACTCCCCGTCGACGAAGAACGTGCTGTACGACGGCTGGGCCGTGACCACCTGCTCGGTCGCCGGATTGCGGAACGTGACGAGCTGCTCGGTCCCCCCGATCGTCGCCTTGTACTGGAAGTAGTACTGCCCGGGTTCGAGCGGGCCGATCGTGGCCGTCCATGACCCGCCGCTCAGCCCCAGGTTCAACTGCGCCGACGTATTGCCCGGACCGAAGTTGCCCTCGACGGCCACGGCAGCGGGAGACGTGCCCACCTCGCTGCGTACCACGGAGTCCGGCACCGTGAACCGATAGAGCCCATCGGCAGGCTGGGATATCCATGGATCCGCCGGAGCGTCGGCTGCGGCCGCCGGCTGCGCAGCCAGAAGCGTCCCCACCCCCACGGCCGTGACCGCAAGCAGCGCCATCCAGCGGCGGTGACCGCTGCCGGGCGACGCACTCGTTCGAGTTCTCATCACCTTTGATTTCCTCTCGTATCTCCCGCGCGCGACACCGCGCACGGCTCGCAGGGCACACGTTCGGAGGGCACCCTCGGCAAGCACCACGGCGGGATGCGAGAAGCAATTTACAACGTCGTAATGCTGCTGTGTGCCAGCATGTCCCTGACGTTCAGGCTTGTCAAGGAGTTTTTACGACGTTGTAATTTGCGGGCTGCGTGCTCCGGTCGTTGAGCGAGAACGCGCGGCGACCGAGACGAGACGCACTCGACTCGCGCACGGATGCCAGCGCGTCTCGACTCTCTCGGCTCCGCCGGGCTCGCTCGACGACCGGAGGCGAGACGACACGCGCCGCTCAGCCCTCGATGTGCCGCTCGTCGACGCCGTCGTAGAACGAGAGCGGGCGGATCAGCGCATTCGCGCCGGCCTGCTCGATCACATGGGCCGTCCACCCCGTCACCCGTGCCGCGACGAACAGCGGGGTGAAAGTGAGGGTGTCGAAGCCGATCAGGTTGTAGGCAGGACCCGACGGATAGTCGAGGTTCGGGTAGATGCCCTTGCGCGCCACGAACTCCGACTCCAGAGCGTCGTAGAGCTCTGCGACCTCTGCCCTGTCGTAGTGCTCGACGAGTGTGTCGAGGGCGGCCTTCATGGTGGGCACGCGCGAGTCTCCGCTCTTGTAGACGCGGTGACCGAAGCCCATGATCTTGCGCTTCTCGGCGAGTGCCTTATCGAGCCACGGCACGACGTTCGACGCCTCGCCGATCTCGTCGAAGATGTGCAGCACGGCCTCATTGGCGCCGCCGTGCAGCGGTCCCTTGAGCGCGCCGATCGCACCGACGACGGCCGAGTAGAGGTCGCTGAGGGTCGAGGTGATCACACGGGCCGTGAAGGTCGAGGCGTTGAACGAGTGCTCGGCGTACAGGATCATCGAGCGGTTGAACGCGTCGACGACGACCGGGTCGGGCTCTTCGCCGAACGTCATCCAGAGGAAGTTCGCCGAGTAGTCGAGGTCGTCGCGCGGCGCGATCGGCTCCTCGCCGCGGCGGCGTCGCTGACCGTAGGCGACGATCGCGGGAAGAGCGGCGAACAGACGGATGCTGCGCTCGAGGTTCTCCTCGGGGCTGCCGCCGGCATCGAGCACCGATCCGCCGGCGTTCGTGTCGGACGCGCCGATCAGGCTCACGGCCGTGCGCACCTCGTCCATCGGGTGCGCCTCGAGCGGGATCAGGTCGATCGCCGCCTTGACGTTGTCGGTCAGGGCGCGATGCGGTCGCTCCTGCGCGCGGAAGGCCGCCAGCTCTTCGAACGTGGGCAGCTCACCGTGCCACAGCAGGTAGGCGACCGCCTCGAACGGCTGGGTCGCCGCCAGCTCCTGCACGGGGTACCCGCGGTAGAGAAGACTGTTCGTCTCGGGGTTGACCTTCGAGATCGCCGTCGTGTCGACGACCACCCCGGCGAGGCCCTTCTTGATGTCCGGCTCGGTCATGCTCACTCCTTCGTGACGGTGAAGCCTGCGACGCCCGAGTCGAATTCCTTGTAGGACTCGTAGTCGATCAGGTCGTAGAGATCGGCACGGTGCTGCATCTCACCGAGCTTCGAGGTGAGGTGCCCCTCCTCGTTCAGCGTATCGAGCGCACGGCCCGCCGCGCCCATCGCGATGCGCAGCAGCGACACCGGCCAGATGACCATGTTCACGCCGGCATCCCGCAGCTGGTCGACCGAGAACAGGTCGCTCTTGCCGAACTCGGTCATGTTCGCGAGGATCGGCACGTCGAGCGCCTCCGCCATCGCCTCGAACTCTGCGAGCGTGCGCATCGCCTCGGGGAAGACGGCATCGGCCCCGGCGTCCACCAGCGCCTTGGCACGGTCGATCGCCGACTCCAGGCCTTCGACCGCGCGGATGTCGGTGCGCGCCATGATCAGGAAGTTGGGGTCGCGACGAGCGTCGGCCGCCGCTCGGATGCGACGGATCGCCGTGCTCTCGTCCACGACGCTCTTGCCGTCGAGGTGGCCGCAGCGCTTCGGGTTGATCTGATCCTCGATGTGGGTGCCGGCGAGGCCCGCGTCTTCGAGCTCCTGGATCGTGCGGGCGACGTTCATCGGTTCGCCGAAGCCGGTGTCGGCGTCGACGATCGCGGGGATGTCGGTCATGCGCGCGATCTGCTTCGCCCGCCCCGCGACCTCGGTCAGCGTGGTGAGGCCGATGTCAGGCACACCGAGGTCGGCGGAGAGCACCGCGCCCGAGATGTAGACCCCGTCGAAGCCCTTCTGCTCGATCAGTCGGGCGCTCAGCGGGTTGAAGGCGCCGGGGAACCGCAACAGCTCGCCGCTCGCGAGGCGTTCACGGAACAGGCGGCGCTTCTCGGTCGGCGTGACGTGCGAGTACAGCATCAGAACAGCCCCTTCGGGGCGTCGGCGCCATCGAGCAGTCCGGGCTTGGCGATGATCGACAGCTCGCCGACCTCGGCGGCCGTGAGCTCGGGCAGACGCTGCACCAGCTCGAGGAAGCGCTCGATCTCGGCGGGCTCGAGCACGGGCTCGGCCAGCAGACGGAACTTCGCGATGTAGTCGTCGCGGGCGAACGGGCGGGCACCGAGCGGATGCGCATCGGCGACGGCGATCTCGTCGACCACGGTCGTGCCGTCGGTCAGGCGGAACTCCACGCGACCGCCGAACGCCTTCACGTCGGGGTCCTCGGAGTGGTAGCGGCGCGTCCACTCGGCATCCTCGGCCGTGGTGATCTTGTGCCACAGCGCGACGGTGTCCTCGCGCCCGGCCCGCTCGGGGGTGTACGAGTCGACGTGGTGCCAGCCGCCGTCCTGCAGCGCGACCGCGAAGATGTACGGGATCGAGTGGTCGAGCGTCTCGCGCGAGGCCGTGGGGTCGTACTTCTGCGGGTCGTTCGCGCCAGAGCCGATCACGTAGTGCGTGTGGTGGCTGGTGTGCAGCACGATCGCGTCGATGTTGGCGGGGTCGCGCAGCGCCGGGTTCTCGATGCCGAGCTTGCGGGCGAGGTCGATCCACGCCTGCGCCTGGTACTCGGCCGAGTGCTCCTTCGTGTAGGAATCGAGGATCGCGCGCTTCGCCTCGCCCGCGGCGGGCAGCGGCACCTCGTAGGCGGCGTCCTTGCCGTCGAGCATCCAGGCGATCACGCCGTCTTCGCCCTCGTAGATCGGGGCGGGGCTGGTCTGACCGCGCATCGCCCGGTCGACGGCCTCGACCGCGAGCTTGCCGGCGAACGCCGGGGCATGCGCCTTCCAGGTCGAGATCTCGCCCTTGCGGCTCTGACGCGTGGCGGTCGTGGTGTGCAGG of Microbacterium sp. LWH13-1.2 contains these proteins:
- a CDS encoding alpha/beta hydrolase-fold protein, translated to MRTRTSASPGSGHRRWMALLAVTAVGVGTLLAAQPAAAADAPADPWISQPADGLYRFTVPDSVVRSEVGTSPAAVAVEGNFGPGNTSAQLNLGLSGGSWTATIGPLEPGQYYFQYKATIGGTEQLVTFRNPATEQVVTAQPSYSTFFVDGESAAWQADVPAGGQLQSLTYQSTAAGAERSAQVWTPPSYDANRADEYPVLYLLQDTGQAHTEWTELGRAAQILDNLAVEGQIEPMVVVMADGNTNDLRTEILDDLLPAVGEEFHVSDDAADRAIAGIGRGASQALTLMVTDPGEFSKVGSFSGSLVSSISSAKATQINAGTDLVRLYIGNTTDRSYNQNVDLAAKLDAAGVEYEFDGVNPAYGDIWETWQESLRDFSSRLFHDVDDHGMSEGHRALEGTHSLPAPGTTPTPWVDEHGVVTFETGTEFSSAKNVTIWANWAPGGNWLRIPMEKAGDRWRLTLGPIEGGSYYYKFVVDRVDRKDAGNPTNVESEPNWSTFFVAGDGIRGAFTGDVAPEQRGAVQTMSYSSLAGGADRSAYVWTPPGYDPEREEPYPVFFLQHGGGQTWSDWIKVGRAAQILDNHYANGTIRPMVVVMANGNGVDYPKEITQKLIPTTEAAYNVSSDPSQRALAGLSMGSGHALSTLYAYPGEFAYIGAFSAFTTPPANADVEAINAGTKLLSIYTGDIQDFTYQNTMSLISALESRGITHDFHPPIPGPHSWDVWQKALIDFLPKLFVAETASGVPIHAAIAEGENGALAMTVADFGEGVQLSAPQNVGDRLRFTGELPEISVTDSRTAQQAGLGGWSVAAQAQPFVSAGKTIEADHLGWVPKVLTPRAGLEAGDPLETAIDGGLGLATSGELASADSEGRFGSATLSAGLRLEVPVDTQPGSYSSVLSISLFPVD
- a CDS encoding bifunctional 2-methylcitrate synthase/citrate synthase, which produces MTEPDIKKGLAGVVVDTTAISKVNPETNSLLYRGYPVQELAATQPFEAVAYLLWHGELPTFEELAAFRAQERPHRALTDNVKAAIDLIPLEAHPMDEVRTAVSLIGASDTNAGGSVLDAGGSPEENLERSIRLFAALPAIVAYGQRRRRGEEPIAPRDDLDYSANFLWMTFGEEPDPVVVDAFNRSMILYAEHSFNASTFTARVITSTLSDLYSAVVGAIGALKGPLHGGANEAVLHIFDEIGEASNVVPWLDKALAEKRKIMGFGHRVYKSGDSRVPTMKAALDTLVEHYDRAEVAELYDALESEFVARKGIYPNLDYPSGPAYNLIGFDTLTFTPLFVAARVTGWTAHVIEQAGANALIRPLSFYDGVDERHIEG
- the prpB gene encoding methylisocitrate lyase, whose protein sequence is MLYSHVTPTEKRRLFRERLASGELLRFPGAFNPLSARLIEQKGFDGVYISGAVLSADLGVPDIGLTTLTEVAGRAKQIARMTDIPAIVDADTGFGEPMNVARTIQELEDAGLAGTHIEDQINPKRCGHLDGKSVVDESTAIRRIRAAADARRDPNFLIMARTDIRAVEGLESAIDRAKALVDAGADAVFPEAMRTLAEFEAMAEALDVPILANMTEFGKSDLFSVDQLRDAGVNMVIWPVSLLRIAMGAAGRALDTLNEEGHLTSKLGEMQHRADLYDLIDYESYKEFDSGVAGFTVTKE
- a CDS encoding MmgE/PrpD family protein, with amino-acid sequence MTVTHHVRVHRSDENLAREDQLAWKIAEVAADPVEVEQDVVDMIINRIIDNASVAAASLTRGPINAARAQAFSHPVSTGGIGATVFGAALDHRTSPEWAAWANGVAVRELDYHDTFLAAEYSHPGDNIPPILAVAQHVQADGRALLRGIATGYEIQMDLVRAICLHKHKIDHVAHLGPSAAAGIGTLLGLDVETIYQAVGQGLHTTTATRQSRKGEISTWKAHAPAFAGKLAVEAVDRAMRGQTSPAPIYEGEDGVIAWMLDGKDAAYEVPLPAAGEAKRAILDSYTKEHSAEYQAQAWIDLARKLGIENPALRDPANIDAIVLHTSHHTHYVIGSGANDPQKYDPTASRETLDHSIPYIFAVALQDGGWHHVDSYTPERAGREDTVALWHKITTAEDAEWTRRYHSEDPDVKAFGGRVEFRLTDGTTVVDEIAVADAHPLGARPFARDDYIAKFRLLAEPVLEPAEIERFLELVQRLPELTAAEVGELSIIAKPGLLDGADAPKGLF